One genomic region from Xenopus laevis strain J_2021 chromosome 2L, Xenopus_laevis_v10.1, whole genome shotgun sequence encodes:
- the cpb2.L gene encoding carboxypeptidase B2 produces the protein MKKFLIIFILGLFVLDDRVSAEDSDQVIYVLPRTDKQAEVLKNITSQPEVVLWKPDSSEHIMKNKEVHFYVNVSFVDTVKQQLNQSSITYMVLVNDAQELIEQQTFNDTSNQRSAKSFYEQYHALDDIYYWMEHIVEKHSDMLQMINIGYSFENRPLYVLKVSGKEKTAKHAVWIDCGIHAREWISPAFCLWFVGHAVEYYGVDLSMTKLLRYLDFYILPVMNVDGYHFSWSAKNRMWRKNRSKYANSNCIGTDLNRNFDAGWCGIGASNDPCQQIYCGPYPESEPEVVAVVNFIKKHKDVVKGYITVHSYSQMVLFPYSYTKEKSKDHDELLLLSKKVAEGIRSTSRNKYIYGPGAETIYLAPGGSDDWAYDLGIKYSFTFELRDRGAYGFLLPPQLIKPTCSEAITAVKIIAAHIVKNL, from the exons ATGAAGaagtttttaatcatttttatactGGGTCTTTTTGTTTTGGATGATCGGGTTTCTGCAGAAGACAG tgaCCAGGTGATATATGTCCTTCCACGAACTGACAAACAGGCTGAAGTTTTGAAGAATATAACTTCTCAGCCAGAG GTTGTTCTGTGGAAGCCTGATTCTTCTGAacacataatgaaaaataaagaagttcACTTTTATGTGAATGTATCCTTCGTAGACACGGTGAAGCAACAGCTGAATCAATCTTCAATCACATACAT GGTTTTGGTTAACGATGCCCAAGAACTTATTGAACAGCAGACATTTAATGATACAAGCAATCAACGCAGTGCTAAGTCATTTTATGAGCAATACCATGCACTTGATGAT ATATACTATTGGATGGAACACATTGTAGAGAAGCACTCAGACATGCTGCAAATGATTAACATTGGATATTCATTCGAAAATCGTCCTCTTTATGTGTTGAAG GTGTCAGGAAAAGAGAAGACAGCAAAGCATGCAGTATGGATTGACTGCGGGATACATGCACGGGAGTGGATTTCTCCTGCATTCTGTTTATGGTTTGTTGGACAT GCTGTTGAATACTATGGAGTGGATCTGTCCATGACAAAATTGCTCCGCTATCTTGATTTCTATATCCTTCCTGTGATGAATGTGGATGGATATCACTTTTCTTGGTCAGCTAAA AACCGAATGTGGAGGAAGAATCGCTCTAAATACGCTAACAGTAACTGCATCGGAACTGATCTAAACAGGAACTTTGATGCTGGCTGGTGTG GTATTGGTGCTTCCAATGATCCCTGCCAACAAATATACTGTGGACCTTATCCTGAATCTGAGCCAGAAGTGGTAGCTGTTGtcaattttataaaaaagcatAAAGATGTTGTCAAGGGCTATATAACTGTACACTCTTACTCCCAAATGGTGCTTTTTCCATATTCATATACAAAAGAGAAATCAAAAGACCATGATGAGCTG ctactCCTGTCAAAAAAGGTTGCTGAAGGAATTAGGTCAACatctagaaataaatatatatatggtccAGGAGCAGAAACCATTT atttggctcCTGGAGGATCCGATGACTGGGCTTATGATTTGGGGATCAAGTATTCCTTTACATTTGAACTACGGGACAGAGGGGCATATGGGTTTCTACTTCCTCCACAACTAATAAAGCCAACATGCAGTGAAGCTATAACTGCTGTAAAAATCATTGCAGCCCATATTGTTAAAAATttgtaa